From a region of the Ardenticatena maritima genome:
- a CDS encoding ABC transporter ATP-binding protein codes for MFKRRTPVEDFAETFWANVQPGEVLLRARGITKRFPGGVVANDHVDFEIRAQEVHALLGENGAGKTTLMSILFGLLQPDEGEIELRGQPVRFHSPQDAIRYGIGMVHQHRKLVPAHTVLENILLGHPKARGLLNEREAAEEIAALAETYGFKLDLYARVWQLTEGEKQAVEIVKALYRGAHILIMDEPTSALTPVETDRLLEAIERMTENNLGVVPFITHKMPIIFRISDRVTILRRGRVVATLPTRETNERELAQLLVGREVLFDVQKPPATPGDVVIEVENVTARNDKGGIALDGVSFSLRAGQVLGIAGVAGNGQHELAEVLAGLRPVEQGRVRFLGRDITNASVLERWRLGIGYTPAERTEVGSIGEFTLVENVALNYYWDDAYVQRGFLNEKKLRALTESIIETYQVVTPSPDVKAKTLSGGNLQKVIMGRVLSRNPKLVIANLPAQGLDIGATEFVQRRLLDARAAGAAVILISEELDEILMLSDIIAPMYEGRIVQLIPAERADKETVGAMIAGGQARTNA; via the coding sequence ATGTTCAAACGTCGCACACCTGTGGAAGATTTCGCTGAAACGTTTTGGGCAAACGTACAGCCCGGCGAGGTGTTGCTCCGCGCACGGGGCATTACCAAACGCTTCCCCGGCGGCGTGGTCGCGAACGACCATGTGGATTTCGAGATTCGCGCCCAAGAGGTGCATGCCTTGCTGGGGGAAAACGGCGCGGGGAAAACCACGCTCATGAGCATTCTGTTCGGCTTGCTCCAACCCGACGAGGGCGAAATTGAACTGCGTGGGCAACCCGTGCGTTTCCATTCACCGCAAGATGCCATCCGGTATGGGATTGGCATGGTGCACCAGCACCGCAAACTGGTGCCTGCGCATACCGTGCTGGAAAACATCTTGCTGGGGCACCCCAAGGCGCGCGGTCTCTTGAACGAGCGTGAAGCCGCCGAGGAGATTGCCGCGCTTGCCGAAACCTACGGCTTCAAACTCGACCTGTACGCGCGGGTGTGGCAACTCACCGAAGGCGAGAAACAGGCGGTCGAAATCGTGAAGGCGCTCTACCGTGGGGCGCACATCCTCATCATGGATGAGCCTACCTCGGCGTTGACGCCGGTGGAAACCGACCGCTTGCTGGAAGCCATCGAACGCATGACGGAGAACAACCTGGGCGTGGTGCCCTTCATCACCCACAAAATGCCCATCATTTTCCGCATTAGCGACCGCGTGACCATTCTGCGGCGTGGGCGGGTTGTGGCGACACTCCCCACGCGCGAAACGAACGAGCGCGAACTGGCGCAATTGCTGGTCGGGCGCGAAGTCTTGTTTGACGTGCAAAAGCCCCCCGCAACGCCGGGCGACGTGGTCATCGAAGTCGAAAATGTGACGGCGCGCAATGACAAGGGGGGGATTGCCCTGGATGGGGTCTCTTTCAGCCTGCGCGCGGGGCAGGTGTTGGGAATCGCCGGCGTCGCCGGCAACGGTCAGCATGAACTGGCGGAAGTGCTGGCAGGCTTGCGCCCGGTGGAACAGGGGCGCGTGCGCTTTCTGGGGCGGGATATCACCAACGCCTCGGTGCTGGAACGCTGGCGGTTGGGGATTGGCTATACCCCCGCCGAACGTACCGAAGTAGGCTCGATTGGCGAATTTACGCTGGTGGAAAACGTCGCGCTGAACTACTACTGGGATGACGCCTACGTCCAGCGGGGGTTTCTGAACGAAAAGAAGTTGCGCGCCCTGACCGAATCCATCATTGAGACCTACCAGGTGGTGACGCCAAGCCCGGACGTGAAAGCCAAAACGCTTTCGGGGGGGAACTTGCAGAAAGTCATCATGGGGCGCGTGCTGTCGCGCAACCCCAAACTGGTGATAGCCAATCTCCCCGCGCAGGGGCTGGATATTGGCGCCACCGAATTCGTCCAACGTCGCTTGCTGGACGCCCGCGCCGCAGGTGCGGCGGTCATTCTCATCTCCGAGGAACTGGACGAGATTTTGATGCTCAGCGACATCATCGCGCCGATGTATGAGGGGCGCATTGTGCAACTCATTCCCGCCGAGCGCGCCGACAAGGAAACGGTTGGCGCCATGATTGCCGGCGGTCAAGCGAGGACGAACGCATGA